A region of the Pempheris klunzingeri isolate RE-2024b chromosome 21, fPemKlu1.hap1, whole genome shotgun sequence genome:
GAAATGCTGCCGGGGCAGAGACTTGAGCTGTTTGACCACTGACTGGAGGATGGACCGTGTGTATGGGACGTGCTACTGCGACGAGGGCTGCGTCAGGACCAAGGACTGCTGCTTCGACTACTTCACAGAGTGCCCAGGTGAGGGATGAACGGAGGGGCTGCTCTGAGTGCGAATGAATCACAAGAGGATGTACTGTTTCTTAGCTCTTTTGCACACACCTTAACTATATGACACCAGGGGTGATAAGCTGAACTCTTGCTAGATAGATTATCTTCTAAATCTATCGGACAGAAGATAGTTAAAGAGGAAAGATTATTGTGAGTACCTGGTGGTTATTGAGCTGCTTATCACATACCTCTGATGACACAGAGATGGCAGGGGTGGATGTGGTCCAAATTCATCCAATGCATGTGAAATTGTTTGCACATATTTATCTTCTGTCCTGTCAAACTCTCCTGAGAGTTTTTATCCCATATCCTACACCTTCTAACTTGCGCAGTGCACTTAATACAATGTCAGCCTTTATTGTTCCACTGTGACGTGTGTCACAGCTGTTCCATCACAAAAAGCCAATAATCAGTTCACCAAGTAACCCAGGCAGCTCTGTGTCTAACCTCCTTTCAGTGGACTGGCCCACATAATGGAATTAGTACAAATATTTGAAGAATGTGATTCTGTCAATCACTTGTAGCTATTACAGTTCTAGTAGAGGGTACCTAATATGCGTTATAGGCCGGTAGTCAGTAAATCTGCATGCTTAATACATCAAAGCTTGATCACCAAGCGCAGAGAGAGCTGAATAGAAAAATCACAGGATTTGGTGATTGAATGGGTTGCTCAGTTGGCATGCACTCAAATAACTTGCAGTAGAGCCGGAAAGACTAATTCTACAAGTCACAATCAATGCTTCATTGATCTGAAGTTATTTCCTGTCCATTACACTGTTTCACAGGAAAATCGTAATTATGCGGTCTGCAAAAATGCTACAAAGTTTTACTGTTGCTGAGAatagaagcacacacacacactgtgaactGAAGGAATGAGTGTTAGCGTTGGGCAAAACAACTCTTGAGTTTAGTTGTTTGTTACTACAGAGGATATCCTGTAATAATCTTTCTCTCACCAATGCGGGGGGGGGGCCCAACATCCAGCTCGAGACTGTGCTGTGAGTGACTGGAGCTTTTGGAGCGGCTGTGCTAAGCCCTGCCAGCCCTCAGTGCGGGTCCGTGTCcggcacacagagcagcagcccaGTAACAGCGGACAGCCTTGTCCCAGCCTGGAGCAAAGGAGTGGCTGCAGGGAGTACAGAGACCACCAGGGCAGACACTGTGGACTCAACTCAGGTGTGCAAACACATGAACTGGTTTCACTACATCTTTCATTGAAGCTTTCagcttttatgtcattttatatgCATTTCCCTGGTTTATCCCATAGGTTAAGACAACTTTTTGCACCTTAAATGAGCTAAACCTGAACTGAAACTAAACACTGAATTGGTGTCTCCTATCAGGTCCTGCATTCATCACCAGCATGGAGTTTGGCAAAGGGAGGCCCACGCATGACAACTATGGAAACCCCCTAGACCCAGGGTAGGTTTCATATCATACTCCCGTATGAAGTATTCTGAAACTGCACACGACCTCAGGTATTTTAAAATTCAAGAGTTGAAAAGTTCACGAATGCTGCCAGGGGTTAACTTCATTTTAGCATTATGCTGTGTAACCCTAACCATTTAGCGAAAAAAAGATAACCCTTTTCTCCATCTGCGTGAGCTACCAGTAGGTGTTTGCTCACCTGGACGCCTGTCTACAGACCATTAAATATAACAATGCGGAGAGACTGCCCACAACCCTTTGAAACTGAACACTCAGACTTACAGTTATGAGGACTGTCACATGAAAAGCGCATGCACAAAAGGTTTAGATGGCAGTAGGTGAGTTACTGTGCGCAGTTTACTGTGTAGCCGCAGGCTGAATTATTATTCTCATTTCATAAAGAGTTTGTTCTTGCTAAACTGTGTTAGGAACTAATTTAACTTTTATTGCAGTAATGAATCATTTATCTATTGATGTCCTCCCATTGTATGCATGAAGTCTTTACTTTAGTCCTCTACCTCAATTCATTGGTCCAAATATCCCAGGACTGACCGTGTCACCCTCATGACCCCTCAGGTTCTGTGTGGAATTCACACTGGAGTCCCGGACGCCTCACTGTACAGTGGAGAaccggccacacacacactggatgcgCTACATAACAGAAGgctttaaagtgtgtgtg
Encoded here:
- the LOC139220993 gene encoding somatomedin-B and thrombospondin type-1 domain-containing protein, which translates into the protein MMGSSVEFACLLLVVSSLVKDHMVSGGCSGKCCRGRDLSCLTTDWRMDRVYGTCYCDEGCVRTKDCCFDYFTECPARDCAVSDWSFWSGCAKPCQPSVRVRVRHTEQQPSNSGQPCPSLEQRSGCREYRDHQGRHCGLNSGPAFITSMEFGKGRPTHDNYGNPLDPGFCVEFTLESRTPHCTVENRPHTHWMRYITEGFKVCVACQPPAMRNNSGSCQGDGQELDKDTVLHWQAVGNHQCSGTWKKIQKTQQCNCPPQHSFVFI